The Candidatus Binataceae bacterium nucleotide sequence CGATCCCACGTCGAGTCCACGCGTGCTCCAGCGCAGAATCTACGGGATCATCGCGCATGAGATGGCGCACCAGTGGTTTGGCAATCTGGTCACGACCGCGTGGTGGAGTGACCTGTGGTTGAACGAGGGCTTCGCGGACTGGATGCAGGCCAAGGTCGAGAACCACTTCCATCCGGAGTGGGAGGTCTTTCTCAATCAAAGCCGCAAACAGGATGCGATGTATGCGGATGCGCGCACGCTCAGCCATCCCATTAAGCAGCTGATTGCCGACGAAAGCGAAGCAGCGATTGCCTTCGACGAGATCACTTACGCAAAGGGTGCCGCAATTGTGAGGGTGATCGAAAATTATCTTGGCGAAACAGCTTTTCGCGCCGGCATTCGCAGGTACATGAAGGAGCACGCGTACAGCAATGCCACCACCGAGGATTTGTGGACGGCGCTGGAAGAGGCATCCGGCGAGCAGGTGGCGCCGATAGCGCGAAGTTACACCGATCAGGCTGGCGTGCCACTGATTATTGCGGATGAAAAGTGCGCCGAGGGACGTCGTGCTCTCGCCCTTACGCAGGAGCGCTTCACCATCTACTACCCCGATGCGCCGCCGGCCTTGTGGCAGGTACCCATCAACTGGGGACTCGCAGGTGAGAACAAAGCCAACGCGACTCTTCTCCTACGTGACAAATCGGCCGAGATCTCAGTGGGGCAGTGCGGTCCGCCGCTCAAGTTGAACGTCGGTGACGTCGGCTACTACCACGTTCAGTACGACGCGGCGACACTGGCGGCCCTTACGCAGATGATCGAGAAAATGCAGGCGGAGGATCGGGTCAATCTGCTCGCCGACAGCTGGGCGCTGCTGGAAGCGGGGCGGCTCATTCCCGCGGACTACTTCCGGCTCGTCACCGCGGTTTCCCGCGACCGCAATCGTGCGGTGTGGCGCCAAGTTATCGACACATTCGCGCAAGTCAATCGACTCGAGATGGGGCGGCCCGGCAGGGTTGGTTTCCAGGGCTACGCGCGCTCGGTACTTCGCCCGGCGTTCGATCGGGTGGGATGGAACGCAGCGGCCAATGAACCCGAGGATGTCACAATTTTACGTTCGGAATTGATCTCTGCTCTCGGCGAGCTGAGCGATCCCGAGATTGCCGCCGAGTCGAGGCGGCGGTTCGCAGTTTTTCTGGAGAATCCCGCGTCGCTCGACGTGAACCTGCGCGATGCCCTGGTTGGCGTAGTGGGGCGCAACGCCGATCAGCAAACCTACGACGCACTCGGAAAGCTGGCGCGTACAGCGGGCAATGGGCGCGAACAGATGCGCTATTACTCGGCAATGGCGCGAGCGTCGGACCCCAAACTGATCCAGAAAACCCTTCAGTTAACCCTCAGCGATGAATTGGCGCCGGAACGGGCCAGTGAGTTGATTCTCATCGTCGCGATGGGTGAGCAGCCTGAGCTGGCGCTGCAGTTCGCAACTGCGAACTTCAACGCGCTTGCCGCAAAGCATGGGCCAGAATTCAGGTACTTCTTCATGTCACGACTGATGTCAAATTTTGTGGAGCCCTCGTACGCCAAGCAGCTCGCGAATTTTGCGCCCGTGCAGGAGACCTCAGGCGGGCGAATCGAGGCACTGCGGGCCGAGGCGAGGATCATGGAATCAGCGAGCTTCCGCTCACGCCAGCTCCCCGAAATCGATCGCTGGATCGAAGCCCAGCAACCGCACCTTCAGGCCGGACTCGCGTTAAAGTCATCAAGCAGGCTGTAACCTACCGCTATGAGCAAGGATGCCAGGCTGCGGTGATTACCCATCGATTGGCCGAGTCGCTGAAACAGCCCCAGGTCGAGGTGCAGAATACGATCGCCCAGAGCGCAGCTGACAAGAACGGACTGAACGACCCGAACACAAAGCACCATCGGCAGCAGCGCCACTGAGGCCGCCGCGAGCCGTTCAATCCAGGTCACCTCGCGCAGACGCGGCTCCGATTGGATCCCGTTCGGTGGGGACACCGGATTTGGCGGGTCGGAAGTGTCGTCGTGGGAACCGCGATCCCTCGATGGCTCGACCCAAGCCGCTCACTCGCCTTTGAATTTTGCCGGGCGTTTTTCCAGAAACGCGCGGACCCCTTCGGCGAAATCGCTCGAGTTGCCCGCGATCCTTTGCATTTGTCGCTCGAGGTTCAGTTGTTCTTCGTAGGTGTTGTCGGGACTCTCCCAATACAGCCGCCTAATGAGGCGCAATGATACGGTCGGTCCGTTGGACAGATCATGCGCGAACTCCCTGGCCTTAGTCATAAGCTCAGTGTCATCGAACACCCGGCTGATGAGTCCCCACTCCAGGGCCTTTTCCGCGGGCAGCCGCTCGCCGAGCAGCGAAAGTTCCATCGCTCGCGCCTTGCCGACCAGCCGGGGCAGAATCCAGGTGGAACCCCCGTCGGGGATCAAGCCAATGCGACGGAACGCCTGGAGAAAATAGGCCGAGCGCGCGGCGATGCAAAGGTCGCCCATCAGGGCGAAGCTCATCCCGACGCCCGCCGCCGCGCCATTGACCGCGGTGACGATTGGCATCGGCAGTTCTCGCAGACGCCGCAGAAACGGATGATACAGAGTTTCCAGCACCGATCCGGCGTCGCCCGAAGCGCGCGCTCCTTCGGTGCGTGGCTGCAGATTGGCTCCTGCGCAGAAACCGCGTCCGGCTCCGGTCACGAGCAGGCATCGCACGCCGTGCTTGGGATTTTCGACTTGGTCAAGCGCGTTCATGAGGCCACCCAGCATCTCGGCCGAGACCGCGTTCATGACCTCCGGATGGTTGAGCGTCAAGACGCCGACGTTCTCTTCGATATCAAGTTTGACACGTTCAAATTCCATAGCGACTTCCTTTTACCAATCCGGTCCGCTTCCCGCCACGCTCGGAATACCGGTATGCGCCGTCAGGCCGCCGTCCGCCACGATGCACGTGCCGTTGACGTAGGATGCCTCGTCGGAGGCAAGAAACAGCACCACGTTGGCGATTTCGATGGGCTCGCCATAGCGGCCCATCGGAATCGCCGCCTCGGTCTGCTTTGCCAACTCGGGCAGCGCGTGGCGCGATTTCAAAATCGGCGGTGTCAGAATCGCGCCTGGGCATACCGCGTTGCAGCGAATCCCCTTGCGCGCATACTCAATCGCCGTGGCGCGGGTCAGATTGATGACTCCCGCCTTGATCGCGTTGTACGCGCCGAGCCCGTAATCTCCGGCCAACCCCGAAACCGATCCGGTGTTGATGATTGCGCCTTTGCGCTGACCCACCATTACTTGCAGCGCGCATCGCGTCGCGTACCAATAGGCCGTGAGCCCGATATCGACCGCCTTGCGCCAATGTTCGAGCGACATTTCGCCGACCCGCCCGGTGTAAAGGCGAATCGCGTTGTTGTGCAGGATGTCGAGCCGCCCGAATTTATCGGTCGCGAACCTCACCATATTCTCGAGTTCCTGCGGATTACCGACATTGGCATGGAGGGCATCCGCCTTGCCTCCCGCTTTGCGTATTTCATCGGCTACGCGATTGGCACCTTCCTGGTTTAGGTCGACCACCACGACGGCCGCGCCTTCGGCCGCAAGCCGCTTCGCGGTAGCCTCGCCGATACCTGAGCCGGAGCCCGTGACCACTGCGACCTTGTCTTTGAGCCTCATCGCACTCATACCTCTTGTGACAGGTTCTAGCAGGCCAGGTATTCTTTGCAAAAATACACACGCCTCTGAGGGACCCTGCCATGCGTTCAAACACCAAGTACCTTACTATGAAGGTTCCGGCGCGGATGGATTTTGTGAACATCACCGACGAAGTCGCAGCCGCGGTAAAAGAAAGCGGCGTTCGCGAAGGACTATGCCTCGTGAATGCGATGCATATCACCGCATCGGTATTTATCAACGACAACGAACCCGGTCTCCTCGACGACTACAAACGATGGCTTGAAGCGCTGGCGCCGTTCGACCCGAGCCCGCAGCGCTACCATCACAACCGCACCGGCGAGGACAATGCCGACGCCCATCACAAGCGCCAGGTGATGGGGCGTGAAGTGGTCGTGGCGGTAACCAACGGCAAGCTCGACTTCGGACCGTGGGAGCAGATTTTTTATGGCGAGTTCGATGGCCGCCGACCCAAGCGCGTTCTTATAAAGGTGATCGGTGAGTAGCGTAGCGGCGGTGAAGGGTGCAGCCCGCCCTTGGATTTGCGCGCCGGACCAAATACGCGGAACTGGTGCGTGAATCATCCGGAAAAGAGACGATGTTCGCCGTTCCGGAACAGTGGTACAATAGTAGAGACCCAAGTGGAAATCGCCGCCGGTTATCTCTCTCCCTACTTCATTACCGATCCTGCTCGCCGCGAGGCTAAGCTTGAGGGGCCCTGTTTCCTGATCGTTCAAGGTAAACTCGCGTCAGCCCGCCAGATGCTCCGCGTTCTCGAGCAAGTCGCGAACTCCGGCCGTTCTCTGCTGGTCGTGGCCGAGGAAGTCGAGGGCGAAGCGCTCGCCACCTTAATCGTGAACAAGATTCGTGGCAGCCTTAGCTGTTGCGCGGTAAAGGCGGCCGGGGCCAAGGAAGAGCGTGATGCGGTTATACGCGACCTGGTAACTGTCACTGGGGCAAAGATGGTTTCGGACGAGGAAGTTGCCAGTTTGGCCCTAGATGATCTCGGAGGTGCCGATCGGGCGGTCGTGACCGTCAATCGTACCCAGGTCCTGGGCGCCGCTCGGCTCAACTAATCTGGTGACCCAAGGACCCCCTCGTCTGCGGAAGGGCTGGTGCGGTTTCGCTGAACGAGGTTAACGCCTGGAATTGTCTGTGTCGCGTGCGGGACCCCGCGGGCTGCGAGCGTGGTGCTTCCTGAGGACGACGGTCAGGCTTCCTGAGCGGATCCGGAAGGCCTGGGCGCGGGAGATTCGCGAGCTCCCAAAAGTGCGCGTGCTTCAAGGACGGGGGCGACAGACCCGACTCGTATACCTTGTTGACCTCTAATTCGGCAGGGTTTTGTCGCGCACCAGCACACCCTGCTCGTAAAGCTTGCGAATCTCTTCGCTACTCACACCCGCCAGCTCCTTGAGTACGCGCTCGTTGTCCTCGCCCAAGAGCGACGCGTGCACGTTATCGCGATCCGGCCACGCCGAGAATTTGACCGGCACTGACGTGATCGCAACGCGGCCTAACTGGGGATCGTCCACCCATCGCACCGTCTTACGCTCATTCATATGCGGGTGATTTACGGCTTCGTTGACCGAGAGCACCGGAGCGCACGGCACCCGCTCCGCATCCAGCACGGCGATCGCTTCGTCGCGAGTAGCAAATCCCGACAACCACTTCTCGATTTCATCGCGCAACTCCAAGCGATTGTCGCGCCGTCCGCGCGCGGAATTGAATCGGGGATCTTCGCCGAGCTGGGGCATCTTCATCGCTTTGAGCAGTTGCGGCCACTGATGGGGGGTTACCGCGAGCAGAACGTACTGATTGTTGCGGTAGTGGAAAATTCCAGTGGTGCCCCCATCCGGATGGATCGAGCCGCTGCGCGAGGGACGGAACTTGTCGCCGCGCAGCGACACCAGAGGTACTCGTTTCTCGTGCATATGAAAGTAGGTGTCGACCAGCGAAGCGTCGAGATATTGCCCCTCTCCGGTCCTTTCGCGATGGAGCAGTGCGAAGCCGATTGCCATCGCCGCAGCCACTCCAGTCGAGATGTCTCCGATCGCCATGGTGGTCAGCGCCGGCGGACCTTCTTCCTCGCCGATACCGTCGGTGACTCCCGCGTATGCCTGCCCGATGAAATCGTAGCCCGGCTTGGAAGAGAGCCGCCCGGTCTGACCCGCCATCGAGATCGAGCACATGATGATCTTCGGATTAACTTTCTTGACCTCCTCGTAGGCGAACCCCATGCGTTCGATAACCCCGGGAGCGAAGTTTTCCACCACGACGTCGATCTTCGGAAGCATCGCCATCACCAGCTGCCGCGCGCGCGGATTCTTCATGTCGATCGCGAAGCTCAGTTTGCTGTGGTTATGCTGGAGATAATAGGTGCTGTGGCTGGTGCCCTTGAACTTGGGGTCGAGCGGCCTCAGGCCGTCGGCGCGGATTCGGTCGCCGTGAGGTGCCAGTTCCACCTTGATAACTTCCGCGCCCATCTCTGCCAGTAGCCGCGTGCAGGTGGGACCCGCAACGAACTGTGAGAAATCCAGAACTCGATACCCCTCAAGCATCCGCGGTGCACCTGCCATCTTGCTTCCCTCCATTGTCGACTCGGTCCAGAATCTGCTTCCAGCATAATAGAAAGGCCAGGGCCGCTGCGCCAGAATGCGAAATGGACTCGGCTGGCTGCGCAAACGAATAAGAAGAACGTCAGTGAGGAGAACGTGTCAGTTACCGAACATATCGCGAAGACATCCCGCCATACGACCTTCTACTTGGCGGACGGACCAGAGAACGGCCCCCTAATCATCTTTGTCCACGGATGGCCCGAATTGTCGATTAGCTGGCGCCATCAACTACCCGCTTTCGCCGCTCTCGGCTTTCGCGCGATCGCACCCGACATGCGTGGCTACGGCCGCTCATCCGTCTACCTTCGCGCCGCGGACTACGCGCAAGAGCATATCGTCCGCGACATGCTCGAGCTGATCGATTCGTTTGGCCGCAAGAGCGCGGTCTGGGTGGGCCACGATTGGGGCAGTCCGGTTGTCTGGAACCTCGCCAGTCACCATCCGGAACGATGCGATGCGGTGGCGAGCCTGTGCGTACCGTATCACGCAATCGAACTGGGGCTCGATCACGTCATTTCGCTAGTCGACCGAAAGATCTATCCGGAAAGCGAATATCCGGCAGGTCAGTGGGACTACATGCGTCACTATGAAGAAAATTTTGCTGAGGCGATCGCGCCCATGGACGCCAACGTCTACAAATTCCTAAAGCTCGCCTTTCGCAAGGGCAACCCGTCCGGCGAGGGAAAACCCGCCGTCACTGCGCTTGCACGGCGCAATCGCGGGCTGTTTGGTGGGACGGTC carries:
- a CDS encoding secondary thiamine-phosphate synthase enzyme YjbQ, producing MRSNTKYLTMKVPARMDFVNITDEVAAAVKESGVREGLCLVNAMHITASVFINDNEPGLLDDYKRWLEALAPFDPSPQRYHHNRTGEDNADAHHKRQVMGREVVVAVTNGKLDFGPWEQIFYGEFDGRRPKRVLIKVIGE
- a CDS encoding M1 family metallopeptidase, which produces MSNRRGVFAFLSLAVLLICGPARAGRAFSLAATPGRLPKTVLPVHYSLDLKPDLNALSISGSEYVDIKVLTTTDRLVLNALNIVIASASIDGKQGEGATVSLDGKAQTATLTFPRPIEVGAHRLRVAFTSRINQFSQGLFFVDYPAGSGRKRMFATQLEPTDARRVFPCWDEPAFKATFEPTVTVPANFLAVSNMPIAHEDVVAGGLKRVSFRATPPMSSYLFVLVAGELARIIDHTDGVEVGVVVQSGREPQGRYALATAMELLRYYDDYFGVKYPLPKLDLIAVPGGFGGAMENWGGITFYDGFLLYDPTSSPRVLQRRIYGIIAHEMAHQWFGNLVTTAWWSDLWLNEGFADWMQAKVENHFHPEWEVFLNQSRKQDAMYADARTLSHPIKQLIADESEAAIAFDEITYAKGAAIVRVIENYLGETAFRAGIRRYMKEHAYSNATTEDLWTALEEASGEQVAPIARSYTDQAGVPLIIADEKCAEGRRALALTQERFTIYYPDAPPALWQVPINWGLAGENKANATLLLRDKSAEISVGQCGPPLKLNVGDVGYYHVQYDAATLAALTQMIEKMQAEDRVNLLADSWALLEAGRLIPADYFRLVTAVSRDRNRAVWRQVIDTFAQVNRLEMGRPGRVGFQGYARSVLRPAFDRVGWNAAANEPEDVTILRSELISALGELSDPEIAAESRRRFAVFLENPASLDVNLRDALVGVVGRNADQQTYDALGKLARTAGNGREQMRYYSAMARASDPKLIQKTLQLTLSDELAPERASELILIVAMGEQPELALQFATANFNALAAKHGPEFRYFFMSRLMSNFVEPSYAKQLANFAPVQETSGGRIEALRAEARIMESASFRSRQLPEIDRWIEAQQPHLQAGLALKSSSRL
- a CDS encoding enoyl-CoA hydratase/isomerase — protein: MEFERVKLDIEENVGVLTLNHPEVMNAVSAEMLGGLMNALDQVENPKHGVRCLLVTGAGRGFCAGANLQPRTEGARASGDAGSVLETLYHPFLRRLRELPMPIVTAVNGAAAGVGMSFALMGDLCIAARSAYFLQAFRRIGLIPDGGSTWILPRLVGKARAMELSLLGERLPAEKALEWGLISRVFDDTELMTKAREFAHDLSNGPTVSLRLIRRLYWESPDNTYEEQLNLERQMQRIAGNSSDFAEGVRAFLEKRPAKFKGE
- a CDS encoding CoA transferase: MAGAPRMLEGYRVLDFSQFVAGPTCTRLLAEMGAEVIKVELAPHGDRIRADGLRPLDPKFKGTSHSTYYLQHNHSKLSFAIDMKNPRARQLVMAMLPKIDVVVENFAPGVIERMGFAYEEVKKVNPKIIMCSISMAGQTGRLSSKPGYDFIGQAYAGVTDGIGEEEGPPALTTMAIGDISTGVAAAMAIGFALLHRERTGEGQYLDASLVDTYFHMHEKRVPLVSLRGDKFRPSRSGSIHPDGGTTGIFHYRNNQYVLLAVTPHQWPQLLKAMKMPQLGEDPRFNSARGRRDNRLELRDEIEKWLSGFATRDEAIAVLDAERVPCAPVLSVNEAVNHPHMNERKTVRWVDDPQLGRVAITSVPVKFSAWPDRDNVHASLLGEDNERVLKELAGVSSEEIRKLYEQGVLVRDKTLPN
- a CDS encoding alpha/beta hydrolase, which produces MSVTEHIAKTSRHTTFYLADGPENGPLIIFVHGWPELSISWRHQLPAFAALGFRAIAPDMRGYGRSSVYLRAADYAQEHIVRDMLELIDSFGRKSAVWVGHDWGSPVVWNLASHHPERCDAVASLCVPYHAIELGLDHVISLVDRKIYPESEYPAGQWDYMRHYEENFAEAIAPMDANVYKFLKLAFRKGNPSGEGKPAVTALARRNRGLFGGTVPDVPRDGDVVSEEDLSIYTAALERNGFFGPSSWYLNHPVNADYFKSVYNDGYLEMPVLFLNAQYDYVCECTHSRLPEPMRKYCRKLTELTIRSGHWMAQEKPREVNAALAKWLAISVPSAWPCPS
- a CDS encoding glucose 1-dehydrogenase → MRLKDKVAVVTGSGSGIGEATAKRLAAEGAAVVVVDLNQEGANRVADEIRKAGGKADALHANVGNPQELENMVRFATDKFGRLDILHNNAIRLYTGRVGEMSLEHWRKAVDIGLTAYWYATRCALQVMVGQRKGAIINTGSVSGLAGDYGLGAYNAIKAGVINLTRATAIEYARKGIRCNAVCPGAILTPPILKSRHALPELAKQTEAAIPMGRYGEPIEIANVVLFLASDEASYVNGTCIVADGGLTAHTGIPSVAGSGPDW